TGAGAGCAGGCTATGAAAAAACAAGACAAAACGTGAGCCTGGATGCTGTGTCTCCCGGCACTACTTGTCTGTGCAGATAAGTGCTTCGCCACGTAGGCATCGAATGAGACAAAACGACCGGGTTCTCAAACATCCTCTACATCGTACAACATACGTTGTTTGTCGAGTCGTGGTTTTGGGCAGGAGCAATCGAGATTCATTACCTCTGTAAACGCAGGGTGACCTCCTCCAAAAGAGTCGCCATTCTGCCGCCGCTTGCTCCGCCCACCTCCTGAGTCGACAGAAAAGCCGGTGCAGGCAGTCTCGCCCGAGCAGTGGGAGACCTTCGTTGGTGGAGAAAAGTAAGCGTCAGACCTCGAAATCGAAAGGTACACGCCTGATCATCAGGCGGAGAAACGCCACGCTGATTTCTTTTCTTATTCCCCTCCCCTGAGAAGCTTGGAGGTTCGTGGGTTCCCACCTGCAGAATTATGTGTCTGTTTAGAACGCGCAGGACCCACCGAGGGTCACCAGTGGCATTTATTTCTAGGGCGGGAAAACAGGATATCGAACGCTACACATACCTCGGTGGTTCGCCCATTGCTACAGAATATCAGACATAACACAAGTTCGCTGAGTTCAATAATACGCAAGGTTACACTGTGGCTTGGTTTCAATACCGAAGACAAAACAGTGGGTGATGCATGGCGTCTGTTTTTGGTACGCTAAACACTTGCGTGCTTTTGCAGGTCGCATTTCTGTTCGCCCCCTCGATTAAAATTCCTTACCGTACAGCGCCTTATAGTACGCACCACGACCCGACtacagaaaacacagaagaaccACAAAGACACGATTCCGGTACGTGTGATATGGAAACAGGACACCACATGTGTGGGGCTCAACAAAGCCTCTTCTGAACAGTCTTCCTGACTATTCAATAGTGGATACAGGCGAATACCTGTCGCGTTTTGGCTTCGCTCCTGAATTTCTAGAGATCCAGTAACGTAACACGACAGTTAGGGGCTGGGAAAGCGAtccaagaagacgaagagccAGTCGCAGTCCGACTTCACTCGTTGGAGAGCCGCGAGTGCCAGCGCAAGAGCCAGCAGAGACAACTCCAACCTTCCCACGATGGGACGAAGAGTCTGACACAGTAAACgcagtgtatgtacagctcaCCATCTTGGTCACGCTCGGACTCTTTGGACGCAATTCAGCTAAAGACCGGCGGCAATAATCGGGCAAGCGGGTGGTGTTCAGCGAGTCCGGGTCGTTCCAGGGAATACCGCAATTCTGAGATGCAGCAAGAAGGACAATGAGACGTCATCTGCAACAAAAAGCGGTGCTTAATATTTCCTGGCTTTTAGTGGAAACGCGGACGTGTGTGATTTACCGCTGTGATAGGCTTACACAAGGTTCTCTCTCGAAACATCAGTTGACTCGCAGCATACAAGTtgttgagagagaagggaatcGCAGCTTGGACTGAACTGCAGTTtccagaaggaagaacgcgggagagagTGGGAGATGTATAGCGAAGAATCGATGGAGGGCAGTCTGCGTCACTGAAAGTGCCCCGCTGTCAAATAAGCCCTCGATTTGCTACCAGAGCCTTCAGCACAACTGAAATCAGACCTGTTTCGAGTTCGGACGTCAGCGGCCAGCGACTGTTTGATAGGAAAGaccgctgtcttcctcttaTCAGTGCAGGTCCCGCCAAGACGCaccgcgcttctctcgatGTTCGCTTGCTTCGGGGTTGAGAACAACCACGCATGCGTGAACGCATACAGTATGTAAGCAAAACCCTATACACCTATACACACTTGAACGCATTCAACAATCTCTGTAGCGAGGTCCGTGCGTCCGTCGATGTCTGGCCACAACGAGCTGGAGTGTCGCTCCTCGGCCCTTCACGCTGAGAGCGTATCATTAATAGAAGAGACATGGAACCCGTCGCAGCCAATCCAATGCGGAAAATGTGCTTACAATGACGGGTAAGCGTATTGGATGTCTTTTACGACATGTGCGATGCATCGGCGAAGACTCTTCGGCTGCAACCTGTAAGCTTTTCAATAGAAAACATTCGAGAACATAACGCATTTCTCATTGAATTCGCATCGACGAGTCCACGCAATATGATGGGCCTTAACACGGATACTAGGCTGACTCTCTTCGCAAAGAAGCAGCACAGCAGGTCACAGCGTCTGGGAGGGGGAGAGGCGCTGCGAACTTGCGAGGCAATCGAGAATGTTACACCTGCGCGTTGTTTACTGGTCTTCGCTTTTATTCTTCTTGATCTGGAAACTGTTCGTCAAGACCGTTCCGTGTTTTGTTCGCTTAATCTAGTTGTTCGTGGGGACGCTCCGCACTGGCATCGCCAGAGCGGTAGACCAGAGAACGGCAGTGACGGGGCGCCCCGTTTGCGGATTTCTGTGGAATtatgtctgttttcttcaccTTTGCCAATACTTTTTTTTTGAGTTGAGAACGTTGTGCGTCATAGGATATGCGTGTCGCCTTCCGCTTCTGTTCAGCTGGGGCTGGATTTGCGCAGCGTCTCCACATGTTGCTACAGGGGGGCAGAGGCCTTTCCCAAACCACTGTATCCTCCATCACTGAGTTTTTCCGGATTCATTCGATTCGCGCCGAATACGTTCCCTTGTTTGCAATTTACAACGGCTTCTGCTGAGCCGCAAATGCCTCCGTTGTTTCGATCTGCCTTTCTAACACCGTCGCCCCCCAGAAGTGTGCGTGGTGGCCGGtcatcgtcttcctctctccacagaTTTATgactttctcctcctgtaTCCCGCTTCACTGACTCTTCCGAAGACACTACACACTTTCGTCTTCGGAGTTGTGGCTAACTCATGTGCTTATTCCTCCCAcagtgtttttctttttcactcGTAAATCAGATTGAGACCGCGACGAAAAGGACAAAACGCGTTGCAGTTTCCTGAGTCAGGCATTGTCTCCCCCGTATTTGTTGTCCCCACCAAGGCGTCGGTTACCTCAAACACCTTTGAGAAACGTTGTAGGGAAAGCCCCGTTTCACGTAAAGCGGGGCCGCCGAACCGAGAGTGGGCAGCGGAGAAGATGGAGTGAGGTTTCCGATATGGACGAGTAAGCTGTCGGCTGCGTGCAGCCGCTCCAGGTTCTTTCTGTTCACGATTACCCTACATTTTTGTACAtcgcctctccgtttctaCCGCCTCGGCATCTCTCGGCGCTCCCAGGAGCTAGACGCCAAGATGGAAGAAGCCGCTTTTTCCATGGTGCGCCATCGCCAGGGCAGATCTTCCAGTGCCGGCGAGCTGCTCTATCTGCCCATCAAAGACACCAACACGCATGTGATTCTTCCAGCAGCTCCGCCCGCGGATCTGGCGGTGTCTCCATCTCGGCAGGCTGGGCAGGCGGCCGGCTCACGCGAACCTGGTGCTCCGGGGCCCTCTGTGTTTGAAGACGAGTCGGAGTGTCGGTTGATCGGCGAGATGCTCAAGCGTGAAGTCTGTGTGCTGCACCACTGGCTGGACTGCGCGCTTCACTTCCATGCGAACCATAacgcctcttccttcctctcgatTCTCCAAGATGCCGACTACTGCGCCAACACCGTACTGTACTCGAACAACGACATATCGAACCAGCCGCTGACGGAGCTGCCACCCGCACCAAGTCCCGCCTCGCGGCTTCATCGTGGCTCCCTCCAGTCCTCCGGCGAGGGCACAGACGCGAAAGACGAAGTCCGGGAGCCTGAAGGCGACCGCGCAGCATGGGACGGAGACTGGCGCGTCCTCGTGGACGCGGCCATGGCGGCCCAccacacgcatgcagcgctgaGGGCGCGCGACCAAGTCACCCGCCACGAGGAACTCCTCAAGagtgaagagtggagacagaaatcCGAGGCGGCTGCGGGGCTGCCTGAGGCCTCGCGCAAGAAGGGAGGGGGCGTCGACGTCCCGCTCCTCATGCGTAAAGACCCGAACCTTCTCTCGGTCAACAGCGGGGCGTTCCTGAAGATCGCGAAGGCCCTCCTTCTCAACGTTAACGCCGCAAACCCACCCTCTGGCAACCCGGCAGGCTTGACCCCCGCCCCAGGCTCGGGTGAGGCTTCTCGAGGAGTGCCCGGATCTCTGGGATCTACAAGAAGGTTGGGGACTCCGACGCCGTCCGGATCTGGGGCGAAGGACGGCACCCGGGGGCCTCAGGTGGCCTATGCTGGGTTGCAGCAGGAGCAGGGAATGCTCCAGCGACAGAGTGCAGCGGAGGTGCGAGGTGCCGAGGAGCTCTTTCGCCTCGCGGCTGTCCACacgccgctgcatgcagcgccgcTTCTCGGGCTTGCGAGCTGCGCAGTCTACGAGCGCCGGTGGGAAGATGCACTTGTGTACTACTGTCGCTTGATCGCGTACTCGCCAGTGCCTCCGGTTGAGGCTGCTTGTGTTTCGGACCCCATCATGGCGAAAATCCTCGCGTCTTCCGGAGCATCTGATTCCCCTACAGCGGAGGCAGCCCACTCCGGAAAGGGTACCGCGGGCTTCTGTCCCCGACGATACGGGGCAGATCTCCGCTTCGCGGCAGGCAtgtgttttctgcgtttgtCTCGACACGCTGAAGCTCGCCGGGCCTTCCAGCGAGCGGCCTCAATCGACCCTACCCACCAAGGAGCACTGTGTGGCCtggcgctgcttcttcccgcGGGCGGGTCCCAGCACGAGGatcagcagcagctgcttctggcCGCACACCGCTGCTCGCCCAGTGACGCCTCCGTTCTCCTCCAGCTCGCCGCACGCTCTCTCCTTGGCGGAGACCTGCGCCAGGCTGAGGGCCTCCTTCGCGCCGCCCAACCCCCGCCATTCTCCCTCGACCTCCTCGCCGAACAGCGCTACCTCAACGGCTGGCTGCTCCAGCTTCAGGGCCAGACCTGGCGAGCCGTAGCGGAGCTACAGCGCGCGCAACAGCTGCGGCCGCAGCATCCGGCGACGGTCTTTCGACTTGcgcagtgtctccttttgcttGGCGGCGTGGACCGCATCAAAGAGGCACAGGCCCTTCTCGAGAGTTTGTTGCGCATGCTGCCGCAGAACTTCGAAGTTCACCGCCTCATGGGCTTCGCACTGCTCGCCGAGGCCGAGCAAAGTGGCCTGTGGGTCGAAGAGGTCGAGcgggggaaggagacaggcaaggGGGGAGACGGCGGGAAAGGGGACGCAGGGGGCGCAGGTCTTGCGGCGTGCTTAAGGCTTTACCAGCGCGCGCGGcaggagctgaagaaggccgcggaagcgaacgaagaggacCCCGCCACCTGGATGCTTCTCGCTCGGTGCTACGAAGCCATGCTTGTCACCGCTCAAGACCCGCGGTTTCACAGGCCCTGCTTAGAGGCGTACGAGAAAATCCTTCTCATCGCTCTGAAACAGCAGCGGATATCAAAGGGGAAAGTTCACAAAGGGCAGGAACAGgatggaggcgagaagaatcTGTCACCGTCGTTACACGCGGGTCAGGCAGATAGTGTGGAAGACGATGAGGCATCAAACACGGCCAGTGTAGAAGAGGTGCTCACAGGGCGCGTGGCCATGCCAGAGGGTCTCCCTCTCGAGCTCCTGAACAACATGGCAGTGCTTTATCTGGTTGACAGTCGCCCTCAAAAGGCTCAGCTTCTTTTGACTCGCGTCTTGGATCAACTGTCGTCGGCGAGTCGAGAGAGCCGCGGTACTCGGAgtgtggagaagagcggcgacACCCCAGGCACGGATGGGAAGGCGGCTGAGGGTGACCAACGGATTGGTGACGCACAAGCGGACGGCGAGAAGCCGAGCAGAACTGGAAGTAgctctgtgtctgcttcgGGCTCTGATGCTCGAGGCTCTGCGTACGCAGTTGCCTCCACGCTGGCGCTCAGTCAACTCGTGGCCTTCaacctctctcttgttctaACATCAATCGGGGCCTACAGCTCCGCCAGCGGCTATCTGAAGGAGTTGTGTGGATCTTCTGCGTCTGGAACCGCAGGACAGAAATCCCTAAAAAccactctctctgtcccaTCCGCGTGGCTTCTTCGCGCCCGTCTCGCCGCGGAGCGTGGAGACAGCCTCGCAGCCAAGCGGCTCTGTGAGGCAGCGAAGGCCGCGGGCGTCTCCGCGCTTAGCGCATCTGTTCCCTCGGCCCAGCGTTCTGGCGGAGCCTCGCCAGATGCGTCGCTGACTCTGGCTGAGATCTTTGTAGGCTGCGGTAAGATCGAGGCGGCGCTCGCTTCCGCCGTGCGCGTCGCCGGACTGAAGAACCGCGGCGGAGAACGCGACCCTTTCGCTCTGACCTTCGTTGCCGTGCTTCAGCGCCTGAAGGCCAAGCGCCTACTTCAACAGCAAAGCATTGAAAAGTACGCCTGATGCGTCTGCAGACAAGCTAAGGAAGAAACGCTTGGAACTGAGGGGGACACGTGCAGGAATGGTGTGGATTTCTTCcttgttcgtttttcgaATTCGTCGACACATTGAAGAAACGAAGTGGGACAGCGAGGGACGACCGCGGAAAGGGGAAGGCTGTTCAGCTTATCAATCCGAAATCCTAGAATGAATagaacatgcatgcatgcatctgtatgCGTTTATCTATGTCTGCAGTGCCCGTGGAGATGTCTAcgtatgtgtgcatgtgtgcaaATGCGTTGGAGAGCGGCACGCGGTCTCCTATGGGCAGCAGAAGGTGTACGGTCGACATCTAGACTGTTCTTCGCCACACAGTTGGCGAATGTGTGGATCGAAAAGTTCAATATCTAAGAGCCACCGAATTTACCCTTCCGTTTTCCATGGTTCCTTCATTCACCTCTTGCAGGGCGAATGCGGCTCTGGCGGAGTCCCGCTATTTCTTCACTCTTTCGCTCCAGGCGTCCCCCAGCAACTGCCACGCGGCAAACGGCCTGGCGGTCCTCCTAGCTGAGGAGAATTTGACGGTCCGCTGACGAAAGCTTGTTCGCGATGCTTGAAAAGCCTGTTGTGTCCGTGAAAAAGCGAGTTCTCCGGTGAAGGCGGTGTGCCATTCTTCTAACAGCCTCAACCTCTCGCTAGGCAGCGCTAGGACAGCAAACACAGCAAATTAGTGGCGCATCCCGGCCTTTCGGACCGTTCTGTGTCTTGTGGTTTCCCTGAGACTGCAACTCGATTCCAACACCCACATGCTACGCATGCATGGTCGACACAATAAGGAGACAAGGACAGTCACGCTTTCAGGTTTCACTTTCCCTTTCGAGATCTTGCTGTTGCTGGTTAGAAcgtggttgtctgtatctcgtGTCTGGACTCCCATTCAATAATCTAGGTTCGGGAATGTCTCTCTATTTGATATGAGTCATACATTTGAGTTCTAAATCGCCGCCCATTTGTCCGTATGCATCATGTGGGGATGTTATATCTGTTTGGACGCAGGCTTTACGCTTGTGTTGACTTCTTATGTTCCACGGTTTCAGAAAGCCGCCCTGGCCATGCTGAGGCATCTTCTCGAGTGCTCGGGATGCAATCCGGAGATGAAGGCGACGATTCACGCGAACTGTGGCCTTTTGCTCGCGGCTCTTGCTTTGACGGAACGGCCTGACATCCGCCTCACGGAGGATGTCTCCAAGGCGGACCACCAGAAACTCCATCGTGTAAGTGGGTTTTCCTGCGCGACTGGGGGTTTTGCGCGGTTCGTGTCCGGGGGCGAAAAGCAACGCAGACGACCTCTCAAGGCCGGACAGCTGTCCGTTCCCCAGTTCAGCTTCTCCCCAAAAGCGACACTTACATCGAGGTGTTCTAATCCTTTTTCGCAAGAGTGGAAATGACACCAAC
This genomic interval from Toxoplasma gondii ME49 chromosome VIIb, whole genome shotgun sequence contains the following:
- a CDS encoding tetratricopeptide repeat-containing protein (encoded by transcript TGME49_255340), producing MEEAAFSMVRHRQGRSSSAGELLYLPIKDTNTHVILPAAPPADLAVSPSRQAGQAAGSREPGAPGPSVFEDESECRLIGEMLKREVCVLHHWLDCALHFHANHNASSFLSILQDADYCANTVLYSNNDISNQPLTELPPAPSPASRLHRGSLQSSGEGTDAKDEVREPEGDRAAWDGDWRVLVDAAMAAHHTHAALRARDQVTRHEELLKSEEWRQKSEAAAGLPEASRKKGGGVDVPLLMRKDPNLLSVNSGAFLKIAKALLLNVNAANPPSGNPAGLTPAPGSGEASRGVPGSLGSTRRLGTPTPSGSGAKDGTRGPQVAYAGLQQEQGMLQRQSAAEVRGAEELFRLAAVHTPLHAAPLLGLASCAVYERRWEDALVYYCRLIAYSPVPPVEAACVSDPIMAKILASSGASDSPTAEAAHSGKGTAGFCPRRYGADLRFAAGMCFLRLSRHAEARRAFQRAASIDPTHQGALCGLALLLPAGGSQHEDQQQLLLAAHRCSPSDASVLLQLAARSLLGGDLRQAEGLLRAAQPPPFSLDLLAEQRYLNGWLLQLQGQTWRAVAELQRAQQLRPQHPATVFRLAQCLLLLGGVDRIKEAQALLESLLRMLPQNFEVHRLMGFALLAEAEQSGLWVEEVERGKETGKGGDGGKGDAGGAGLAACLRLYQRARQELKKAAEANEEDPATWMLLARCYEAMLVTAQDPRFHRPCLEAYEKILLIALKQQRISKGKVHKGQEQDGGEKNLSPSLHAGQADSVEDDEASNTASVEEVLTGRVAMPEGLPLELLNNMAVLYLVDSRPQKAQLLLTRVLDQLSSASRESRGTRSVEKSGDTPGTDGKAAEGDQRIGDAQADGEKPSRTGSSSVSASGSDARGSAYAVASTLALSQLVAFNLSLVLTSIGAYSSASGYLKELCGSSASGTAGQKSLKTTLSVPSAWLLRARLAAERGDSLAAKRLCEAAKAAGVSALSASVPSAQRSGGASPDASLTLAEIFVGCGKIEAALASAVRVAGLKNRGGERDPFALTFVAVLQRLKAKRLLQQQSIEKANAALAESRYFFTLSLQASPSNCHAANGLAVLLAEENLTKAALAMLRHLLECSGCNPEMKATIHANCGLLLAALALTERPDIRLTEDVSKADHQKLHRAFRHLMIALEAAPMQKDLYLLMGRLLYDCMKFDAAVLLLQAAMQRWPNDLRIAYNLALCMDARVCSDLRMREKMQDPQVMRELLCMCQGIVQILTRLMYAKRSWGHLDPHTVKQVRHGLLPPSALESLERNAAPLDGRVAIAPEGAEELPSLQQLETLLMKSRDKILPHLKKSLPLIEQNWKEQQERREAQRRDQEELRRSALEKKHQKMLQEEAEQERQLEMAERLMWEAKEIAATLPLKREEEDAGAGGKKRGGKASAGEKRRGKSQEDRDRDFLDDDEEDEDHVEPDDEGGHREGGKRKKKKRQRTEEREGEVEDDDKLDRKKRRHREKEEKKKKKKLKKQKKEKKKRRHREDEEEPRSEGEAVERPDEGGEGEAAEGSQKVAEHETDYEAEIGEAGEEDVQREDSFSGPQDSRTAQEKGDAREATGDVEASQEADASPYREDLPPASEGEALPEEEEELRDGEYEVQDEQDVKSDEGKTKKAKKHKKDKKKRKREKEKKKKKHRHADGSDYDHDFEATNAEFEGNEEDNYESDGEEHKKRRIIDEEE